The following are encoded together in the Choristoneura fumiferana chromosome 4, NRCan_CFum_1, whole genome shotgun sequence genome:
- the LOC141427550 gene encoding uncharacterized protein produces the protein MLRVLVLSSIFIFGDASFVSSLPKCSVRDNECQRELLQTVISSIGKTGVKELGIPPIDPLELKNVSVSVADLLDITLVDGVVKGVKDCEIHKMVTDVESGISSMDLTCDITVKGHYKATSSSPLVKSLFGGDFVRGDGFGKVKVEKIRLHIEFKLKVTKDAKGEVYLAGDDGQIKSKFEILGNLVFAADNIFLGNEDVSDVVVRMLNENGKSFAPFFGGPFMEKTGEFVYNITGKFFKVVPARFYIKEDLSEYVTE, from the exons ATGTTACGAGTACTTGTTCTGAGTTCCATTTTCATTTTCGGAGACGCAAGTTTTG TGTCTTCACTACCAAAATGTAGTGTAAGAGACAACGAGTGCCAGAGAGAATTACTTCAAACAGTTATAAGCAGCATAGGAAAAACGGGAGTGAAAGAATTGGGGATTCCTCCCATAGATCCACTTGAGCTGAAGAATGTGTCAGTGTCCGTTGCTGATTTATTAGATATCACTCTTGTCGACGGAGTAGTTAAAGGAGTTAAAGATTGTGAAATTCATAAGATGGT AACTGATGTCGAGAGCGGAATTTCATCGATGGACTTGACATGTGATATTACAGTGAAAGGACATTACAAAGCTACTTCGTCTAGTCCTTTAGTAAAAAGCTTATTTGGAGGAGACTTTGTACGTGGCGATGGTTTTGGAAAAGTCAAAGTTG aaaaaatacgTCTTCATATTGAGTTCAAACTCAAAGTTACGAAAGATGCTAAGGGAGAGGTGTATCTAGCAGGAGACGATGGTCAAATAAAGTCTAAATTCGAAATTTTAGGAAATCTTGTTTTCGCTGCAGACAATATCTTTTTGGGTAACGAAGACGTca GTGACGTTGTAGTACGGATGCTCAACGAGAATGGAAAAAGCTTTGCTCCATTCTTTGGGGGACCTTTTATGGAGAAAACTGGTGAATTCGTGTATAATATAACAGGAAAATTCTTCAAAGTAGTTCCAGCGAGGTTCTATATTAAAGAAGACCTTAGTGAATACGTCACAGAATAA